The genomic window GATTTTTGAAACACTtaataaggtctgtgtttcgtgtaggcttaccctggcgtgacgttttgataaccatgcaaatctctctaggacaaggtgacttatcaatgTATTCGACCCCCaaaatgtggctatcataaactacaaatgccatgatgatctggatgagactgccaaatcgaggcaagggtaagaatctctggattaactatctactGTTAGCAATATATTGTAGTGAATAAATTGGcaaaatgtatttacatttacaattctatgtactgtcttgtgcaagttttaaattgacaatacctgttagcaaaggtgtcagctagagacgacgtgcaggagcttgcagggatttgtagtcttgcatgatgtctactttgattataattagcatttttgaatcagtaaatagagccaaatatgttaagtcaccttgtccgagagatttacacagttatcaaaacgtcacgccagggtaagcctacaggaaacacagcccttatattaagtgtttctaaaattccctattggaaaaatgaatggtggaaaaacaattggaaccatttctctgtttgactgctaggttttatgggtattaagacacctccactgtggggctctattatattatatttttaaAAGGTTATTTTCTGTGTAACACTAGCTACAAAAAGCAAGCAGGCAACTAGTCCAAACCTGGGAGCTAGATTAGGAAAACCATTATCAAATAAATATTGcaattagctagctacatgtcgaCATGTAGGCTATGGCTTATGCCAGACAAGTAGCTACCTAGTACACTTTCTGATGACCTCGTAGCCCCAGCTCAGCAACTCACATATGGCAGGCTATGGAAACATCGTCGGCATTAGTtaaggaaatgtgtgtgtgctgATGTAGACAGCTACCAAACCAGTTTATTAATTGAAAACTACTCGTCTTTGCTTGTTAACGTTACATGACTGACATCTACATTCATCCATGCATGCTGGCAAGATAGCCAATGCAATGGCTGAGGCAGGGATatctaactacactgaacaaaaatataaaacgcaacatgtaaagtgttggtttcatgagctgaaataaaagatcccagaaatgtcctTTATgcacaaagcttatttctctccaattttgtgcacaaatttgttcacatccctgtcaatgagcatttctcctttgtcaagataatccatccacctgacaggtgtggcatatcaagaagctgattaaacagcataatcattacacaggtgcaccttgtactggggaaaataaaaggccactctaaaatgtttaGTTTAATCACAACACagtaccacagatgtctcaagatttgagggagctggcaattggaatgctgactgcaggaacgtttttttttattttatttaacccttattttatcaggtaaattgactgagaacacattctttTTTACAACAATGACCTGGGgaagttacaggggagaggaggggggatgaatgagccaattggaagctggggatgattaggtggccatgatggtatgaggggcCAGATTGGTGATTAAGCCAGGACACCTGGTTTAACGCCCCTActcttagcttcagaggcaaaccAGCAGTGGTATGCAGCTGgcaaatgtccaccagagctgttgccagagaatgtaatgttcatttgtctaccaatgtcgttttagagaatttggatatttccaaccgtcctcacaaccgcagaccacgtgtatccacgccagcccaggacctctagatccggcttcttcacctgcgggatcgtctgagaccagccacccggacagctgatgaaactgtgggtttgcacaaacaAATCATTTCTCTGCTAACTGTCagaccgtctcagggaagctcatctgcgtactcgtcatcctcaccagcgTCTTGACCttactgcagtttggcgtcgtaaccgacttcagtgggcagatgctcaccttcgatggccacaggcatgctggagaagtgtgctcttcatggatgaatcccggtttcaactgtagcGGGCAGACTGCATGTATGgggttgtgtgggcgagcggttgctgatgtcaacgttgtgaacatagTGTCCcatggtggtgttatggtatgggcaggcataagctacggacacttgcattttatcaatggcaatttgaatacacaaatactgtgacgagatcctgaggcccattgttgtgccattcatccgccatcacctcatgtttcagcataatgcacggcaccatgtcgcaaggatctagggacaacattccacaggccacaatcaacagcctgaccaactctatgcgaaggagatattgcgctgcatgaggcaaatggtggtcacaccagatactgactgactGGATTTCTGATCCACACCTGTACTTTTTTTAACGGTATCTGTGACAaagagatgcatatctgtattcccagtcatgtgaaatccatagattagggcctaatgaatgtatttcaattgactgatttccttataggaactgtaactcagtaaaatcgttaattgttgggttttatatttttgtttagataGCTACCACCCACTGGCAGGCAATTTGTGGTCATTCCGTGAAAATAACTATAACTAAATTAGCCAGTTAGGTGGGCAACAGATTGGCTTACTAACGTTAAAGCTAGTTAACGCTAACTATACTGTTTTTGCCTACAATGCACAGTGCCGGTGGGTGAAAAATTGGGTAAGTTAAAATACCGTTTGAATTGTCGCTATTTTCATAAATGGAATAGATTGGCTATCTATCCAATATTACAATTAGAGCTGTCTGCCTATGTATTGTAGAAAAAAAATACACATACAAATACATGGCTCTAACTAGCATCCGTCAGCTGCAACCACTAGCTTTGTAGCTAGTTAGCGTTTCCCCCATGAACAAAGCAAACTAGCTACCAACTTAAAGAAGCATGGAGTCTCGATAACAAGAGTAGTGTTGATGATTTATAGAAATATTAGAAGACTAGTTAAGTATATTATTCATTAGCTAATCCGGCGGTCTGCATATGGTTTCCTACGCGTTCTCGAGTCCAGCGTTCCGACACTCGCAACCCGGAACTACTAGAAccgctttgtttacaaacattctgaTTTGGTctatagaaatccccgatcacacaTGTAGGCGATGTCATCGCGACGCTTAAACTCGCGTCATCCAGTCTAACGGTGGTATCGCGgcaaactgcgcatgtgcagccgtcaaatcaaaggcactccttcaatataaataatgaaaacgtgtcactttcacgaggttggagtaataacatgttaaactacttaagacattggctcgaatctatttagattttgagaaaattaacaactgacTAATAATTTTTGTGTTTAATAAAAGTGCCTGTTTGGTCTGTTTCACAAGCGTTCACGGTAGTCTCACGATGGGAGTGAAAATGTTACGAGTGTGCGGGCTCTGTTTCTTTTATATCTTTGAAATGAGGTGCCATCAGCCAATCACATTTCCTGTTAACCTCTTCTGTCCAATAGACCAGTAACGTTCTTACATTGTCGTCAGAGAGACCAGAACGTTTTCTAAATGGGTCTCGAAAGTACTATGGTCTGGTAAGAACAACAAACATCTTGTTTGATTTATATTGGTTTCATAAAGAATTTTGTTATACAAAAGAATGGCAGGAAACGTCGATGCAATTGTATATTTATTGGGATAAAATTGTTGATACCAGCTAATCCTGTGAAATAGCGGGATTATACTGGACTGGCTGTCGGGGCTCAGTCTCACTGTCCTGTCATTAGTTATCACTAGCTAATAGTTATCACACTAGGATAGTATCCGTGACCGGCAAAATTCCTCAACGTTTTTCATTATTACATACTTGTCACTTTACAAATGGATAACAAACCAGTGGTGCCCGTTTGCCTGTTAGTATATGTTATTAACTAGCTTTGCCTGCCATTAGCTAAACATTAGTTCAGCTTTTATGCTAATCACAACAGAGTTTGCCTAACGTTACAAACTTCGTTAGCTGCTAGCTGGCTAGACTGACATTAGCTGTAGCTAACAGTTTCAGTCTTGGATTGCAATTTATTCCTCATTGTTCTTTTTTCCGTGTATACATTACTTGGTCCCTTTTTACATATTTCATATTTCTGGGTGCTCAAGCTACTTGGCTAGAGTCCCCTGTCAGTCCCCTGGCCCTGTGAATATTTATCACCCCGGTCTCTAAATTTGATGAATTTCCCTAGACCTCCCACTTCTTGTTATCCTACATGTACACATGACCAATTTATCTTGAATATTTCAACTGCCATCCAAACTATTCATGTCTCTAGAGTCCAGATTAGCATAAGAATGGCATTTGTTGATTTATCTAACTTTCATTAGCTACGCTTTTTTTGCACTGTCACCATTGTGAAAATAGGTGCTTAGCAATAGTtgggcgatatggacaaaaatccatatcgTGATAGTGTCTGAATTGATAAATTGAACGataagtttataacattaatgtgcatcCGTTTTTTattatcctttaaactactactactacgggTAGTTTGCTGGTTGTAGTAGCCATCAGTTGTcccattaaagctgcaatatgtaactttttgggcgacccccCTGACCAAATtcaagaaatgtgaattatagatctttcattctcattgaaagcaagtctaagtggtagatatgttctatgtgcgttATTTCTATGCTTCGCATTCTTAAATTTAGTTTTGCggcttttactttcggttttgtacaccagctgaaaatgcaatatttttggttattgaaaatatatttcacagcagtacaatgattctctactctTGTTTTctctcacaaactgaaattaggcgaattATTAGAATTTTACCGACCTTGAAATGGCggcgcgatttctgcatattgcacctttaacaaTAACCCATATTAGCACACTTATttcatttctctagtataggctactttaTCATAATGAACGTTATCAGCAAAATGCGTGCGTTAAGTGGTCGGTGTCGATAATTTtcagtttatcgtcccagctctacatAGCAGCATCAACAATCCTATGTTCTTCTTCAATAGGGTTTATCGGCGATTGGCATCCAACggtatggtgcattaccgccacctactgtactggagtgtgggccagagactgggataaactaaatcctacctgccagccctgTTGCTcttaaaaagataacaaaatattttagaCTATATCTAATAACGTTTTaatcaatatactctttaaactattttcctgtatccccttctccctcatactagatctcatcctctctctttccctctgatactgcccacactgtagcaatacatgctccacgatctctgtttcctggcaataatcacactttcctgttggatgctttccaatcacatttaatgtcttattcaacttaatcttgtaaaaatagcctcctctcttctgtcccttcctgccatcctcccctccctgactttcctctgtacttgaaataaatgcctgcccttattatctctattccactgctcctgccatccctgcaccatcactgtatatatcaggctttttgcctctgccttgctcattgaaactacaacatcaacatccccactactaagtgcttgtttagccagtacatcaactgcctcattcccctccacccccacatgggctggtacccaagtaaatcttatctgtatacccatctgtctaatcctgccatgggtttgtagcacctcataaagcaggtcttgtctgctacgtgagctaaaggactggagactcattaacactgcacatgaatcagagcaaataactactgtGTCTGGTTTGACTTCTTCCACCCAcggcaaggccaacagtatggccatcagctctgccgtatatacagccagatatgtaatacgtttcctgacttccaccccacattcctgcacaacaaatgctgacccagtacgtcctgtccttggatctttttaaccatctgtgtaaatggccaccaaatcctgatacacagtatccAGACATCTCTTAAACcaatcagatggatcaacactctccctatctttctgtagtctctccaacacttctagatcaactatgtgcttctacatctgcattgcttgctgtttggggttttaggctgggttcctGTATAGCATTTTGTGACATCtgatgatgtaaaaagggctttataaataacatttgattgattgagttgATACTGGAggtgggagtagccatggtggatttacaggaatagctaccgttggactcaactcccttccatacagtcccatctccttcgcctgggtattacccacccacccaaagctcgtgttctgtcttcgctcatgttcccagcatgcctgtaaaatccctttcataggatgagacaccccatgtccttgtaggttgacccaataattcattgccagctgctgtctcctaatctgcaatagcatatcccccatctccacctgtaaggcagccactggggacgtccgaaacgccccactacatattctgagtccttgcccctgtatgatATCTAGCCTTTCCAatgaggtccgggctgccgaaccatatgcagataaactcagcaaaaaaagaaacgtccatttttcaggaccctgtctttcaaagattataatccaaataacttcacagatcttcattgtaaagggtttaaacactgtttcccatgcttgttcaatgaaccataaacaattaatgaacatgcaccggTGGATcggacactaacagcttacagacagtaggcaattaaggtcacagttatgaaaacttaggacactaaagaggcctttctactgactctaaaaaacaccaaaagaaagatgcccagggtccatgctcatctgcgtgaacgtgccttaggcatgctgcaaggaggcatgaggactgcagatgtggccagggcaataaattgcaatgtccgtactgtgagacgcctaagacagcgctacagggagacaggacggacagctgattgtcctcgcagtggcagaccacgtgtaacaacacctgcacaggatcggtacatctgaacatcacacctgcgggacaggtacaggatggcaacaacaactgcccgagttacaccaggaacgcacaatccctccatcagtgctcagactgtccgcaataggctgagagaggctggactgagggcttgtaggcatgttgtaaggcaggtcctcaccagacatcaccggcaacaacgtcgcctatgggcacaaacccaccgttgctggaccagacaggactggcaaaaagtgctcttcactgacgagtcgcatttttgtctcaccaggggtgatggtcggattcgcgtttatcgtcaaaggaatgagcgttacaccgaggcctgtactctggagcgggatcgatttggaggtggagggtccttCATGGTCtagggcggtgtgtcacagcatcatcggactgagcttgtcattgcaggcaatctcaacgctgtgcattacagggaagacatcctcctccctcatgtagtacccttcctgcaggctcatcctgacatgaccctccagcatgacaatgccaccagccatactgctcgttctgtgcgtgatttcctgcaagacaggaatgtcagtgttctgccatagccagcgaagagcctggatctcaatcccattgagcacgtctgggacctgttggatcggagggtgagggctagggccattccccccagaaatgtcctggaacttgcaggtgccttggtggaagagtggggtaacatgctcggagtacacgtcctggtaatccgtctggccctgcggccttgtgaatgttgacctgcttaaaagtcttacatcggctacggcgagcgtgatcacatagtcatctgggacagctggtgctctcatgcatgtttcagtgttgcttgcctcgaagcgagcatagaagtggtttagctcgtctggtaggcttgtgtcactgggcagctcacggctgtgcttcctttgtagtctgtaatagttttcaagccctgccacatctgacgagcatcagagccggtgtagtacgatttaatcttagtcctgtattgactctttgcctgtttgatggttcgtcggagggcatagcgggatttcttataagcgtccgggttagagtcccgctccttgaaagcggcagctctaccctttagctcagtgtggatgttacctgtaatcgatggcttctggttggggtatgtacgtacggtcactgtggggacgacgtcatcgatgtacttcttgatgaagccagtgactgatgtggtgtactcctcaatgctatctgaagaaccccggaacatgttccagtctgtgctagcaaaacattcctgtagcttagcatctgcgtcatctgaccacttttttattaaccgagtcactggtgcttcctgctttagtttttgcttatatgcaggaatcaggaggatagagttatggtcagatttgccaaatggagggcgagggagagctttgtatgctaaatgacgtaaatgtaaatgtaaatctctgtgtgtggagtaaaggtggtctagagtttaatttcctctggttgcacatttaacatgctggtagaaattaggtagaacggatttgagTTTCCccgcattaaagtccccggccactaggagagctgcctctggatgagcgttttcctgtttagttatggccttatacagctcattgagtgcaatcttaatgccagcattggtttgtgctggtaaatagacagctatgaaaaatatagataaactctcttggtaaatagtgtggtctacagcttatcataagatactctacctcagacgagcaaaaccttgagacttccttagtatttgattttgtgccccagctgttgtttacaaatatacacagaccgccaccccttgtcttaccggagtcagccgttctatcctgccgatgtagcgtatagcctgctagctgtatgttgtccatgtcgtcgttcagccacgactcggtgaaacataagttattacagtttttaatgtcccgttggtaggataaccgtactCTTAGGTCATTtaaattattttccaatgattgaagattggctaatatgattgatggaagaggcagtttatttcctcgccgtcggatccttacgaggcaccccgacctacatccacaatatctctgtctctttctcctgcgaatgactgggatttgggccttgtcgggtatctgtaggatatccttcgcgtccgactcgttgaagaaaaaatcttcgtccaatacgaggtgagtaatcactgtcctgatatccagaagctctttttggttataagagacgacgGCAGAAACATTATTtgcagaataaattacaaataacgcgaaaaaacacataattgtacaattggttagagggctgtaaaatggcagccatcttctccggcgccactccTAGAGAGACCCTAGCTCAGTgcatgtaaacttcaactgtatatgtttgtgtgtgtaccagtatgaaaaatgtatgcactcactaactgtaagtcgctctggataagagcgtctgctaaattactaaaatgtaaatgtcttggcattctctcaaccagcttcacaaggaatgcttttccaacagtcttgaaggagttcccacatatgctgagcacttgttggctgctttccttcattctgcggtccgacacatcccaaaccatctcaattggtcaattatcctcacatggcctctcctatcattgctacgcagacgacacacaactaatcttctccttaccctcttctgataaccaggtggcgaatcgcatctctgcatgtctggcagacatatcaatgTGGATGACggctcaccacctcaagctgaacctcagcaagacggggctgcttttccttcactgccgtccgactcatcccaaaccatctcaattgggttgaggtcgggggattgtggaggccaggtcttctGAGGCTCCATGATGGGTCTGGGCGCCAGCGATTGAGTTTGGCGTGGACCCCAGCGCTGACCCCGAGCTTGCTCTGGTAAGAAGGCAATAGTTGttgtttacattttggtcatttagcagatgctcttatccagagtgacttagtcAAATGAACCAGAGTTACCAGCTGTATTATTGTTTCCTTGGCCTCAAACTCTGTGTGCCCCTCTACTCAGGCtctgtgtgtgtccatgaagGAGCAGAGACCGAggcaggagggggaggaggaggctcGCCGGGTGGCTGTTGCTTCTGCAGCCGATGTCACCACAGCGGACGGTAAGGAGAGGGAGGGTAGGGATAGATGTCTCTATAGTGAGTAGGTTTTGTATCCCTTTGTCTGATGTATTTTTTTATGCCTAACTATTCTCATTTCTAAAGTATGTAGGGTATAAAAGAAGAGAATACTGATGTTTGTACGGTATGATGGTTTAATTGACCtactcgcttgctctctctctcagaatcCGAGGAGGCCCTGCTAAAGGTGTCGGTGTCTCACCCTGAGACTGGTGCCGCTGCAGTGCTGCCTGACTGCAGCAATATGACTGAGGAGGAGCAGATTTCCCTGGCCAGAGAAGGTGGGTTAGAATCACCATCCACACTCATGCCTTCTGAATAGcacccactgacacacacacacttgttagctgtgtgggtgatttaaaaagtgaCCATAAGTCTTTTTTTGACCGTTTTGGTTCAAAGCTTGGGACCTACCAATGACCCGGACTGCCgtagttacattttacatttacattttagtcatttagcagacgctcttatccagagcgacttacaggagcaattagggttaaatgccttgctcaagggcacatcgacagatttattcacctagtcggctcggggattagaaccagcgacctttcggttactggcacaacgctcttaaccactaagctacctgtcgccCCTAGTTCCACTGACGCACCGTAAACCAAAACTAAGGGACGGATGCGGCCACTTGCCATTGCCAGATACATAGAgtttccatacagtgagggaaaaaagtatttgatccccagctgattttgtacatttgcccactgacaaagacatgatcagtctataattttaatggtagttttatttgaacagtgagagacagaataacaacaacaaaaatccagaaaaacgcatgacaaaaatgttataaattgatttgcattttaatgacggaaataagtatgacccctctgcaaaacatgacttagtacttggtggcaaaacccttgttggcaatcacagaggtcagacgtttcttgtagttggccactaggtttgcacacatctcaggagggattttgtcccactcctctttgcagatcttctccaagtcattaaggtttcgaggctgacgtttggcaactcgaaccttcagctccctccacagattttctatgggattaaggtctggagactggctaggccactccaggaccttaatgtgcttcttcttgagccactcctttgttgccttggctgtgtgttttgggtcattgtcatgctggaatacccatccacgacccattttcaatgccctggctgagggaaggaggttctcacccaagatttgacggtacatggccgtccatcgtccctttgatgcggtgaagttgtcctgtccccatagcagaaaaacacccccaaagcataatgtttccacctccatgtttgacggtgggaatggtattcttggggtcataggcagcattcctcctcctccaagggggaggaggaggctcGCCGGGTGGCTGTTGCTTCTGCAGCCGATGTCACCACAGCGGACGGTAAGGAGAGGGAGGgtaagcataatgtttccacctccatgtttgacggtggggatggtgtttttggggtcataggcagcattcctcctcctccaaacacagcgatttgagttgatgccaaagagctcgattttggtctcatctgaccacaacactttcacccagttctcctctgaatcactcagatgttcattggcaaacttcagacgggcctgtatatgtgctttcttgagcagggggaccttgcgggcgctgcaggatttcagtccttcacggcgtagtgtgttaccaattgttttcttggtgactatggtccgagctgccttgagatcattgacaagatccttccgtgtagttctgggctgattcctcactgttctcatgatcattgcaactccacgaggtgagatcttgcatggagccccaggccgagggagattgacagttattttgtgtttcttccatttgcgaataatcgcaccaactgttgtcaccttctcaccaagc from Coregonus clupeaformis isolate EN_2021a chromosome 17, ASM2061545v1, whole genome shotgun sequence includes these protein-coding regions:
- the LOC121586290 gene encoding 26S proteasome non-ATPase regulatory subunit 4-like, with the protein product MKEQRPRQEGEEEARRVAVASAADVTTADESEEALLKVSVSHPETGAAAVLPDCSNMTEEEQISLAREGAPIDTETAKEDDDYDVIQDPEFLQSVLENLPGVDPNNEAIRNAMGSLASQTGPPKPDSKKDEEKKK